The following proteins come from a genomic window of Candidatus Bipolaricaulis sibiricus:
- a CDS encoding Seryl-tRNA synthetase encodes MNRLLAGSTLVPAMLDLREIRTDPAGTLARLRRRDPTLDLAPLLALDEERRLLTQKVDDLRRQQNEASERIAILGRESRHADKEPLLAQMRDVAAERKEAEARLQVVERELESQVLALPNIPHDSVPDGTKEEKVILRTHGDKPRFAFPPQHHVALAQNLGLLDLERAAKVTGARFPMYTGLGARLEFALLHWMFELHVREHGYIPILPPILANRASFVTSGQFPKFASEVYACPEDDLFLNPTAEALLVNLHRDELLSEAELPRRYVAYTPCFRREAGTYGEEQRGLIRVHQFNKVELFHYTKPEASYAALDEIVLHAETILQRLGLHYRVALLPAGDLAQQASKTVDVEVWLPGQERYYEVSSCSNCEDYQARRGNIRYRPAGGGKPRFVHTLNGSALATSRLFAAILEQNQTEDGTVLLPAVLADLLGQKTLP; translated from the coding sequence ATGAACCGCCTTCTCGCCGGGAGTACACTCGTCCCCGCCATGCTCGACCTACGAGAGATCCGCACCGACCCCGCAGGCACGTTGGCCCGCCTCCGGCGGCGTGATCCAACGCTTGACCTCGCGCCGTTGCTTGCTCTTGACGAGGAGCGGCGCCTGCTGACCCAGAAGGTGGACGACCTGCGTCGCCAGCAGAACGAAGCCTCGGAGCGCATCGCGATCCTGGGGCGGGAGAGCCGGCACGCGGACAAGGAACCGCTGCTGGCGCAGATGCGTGACGTCGCTGCAGAGCGGAAGGAGGCGGAGGCCCGCCTCCAGGTGGTCGAGCGAGAGCTCGAGTCCCAGGTCCTCGCCCTTCCCAACATCCCCCATGACTCGGTCCCCGACGGAACGAAGGAGGAGAAGGTCATCCTCCGAACGCACGGGGACAAGCCCCGGTTCGCGTTCCCGCCGCAGCACCACGTCGCTCTGGCCCAGAATCTGGGTCTCCTTGATCTCGAGCGGGCAGCCAAGGTCACAGGGGCACGGTTCCCGATGTACACAGGGCTGGGAGCGCGCCTCGAGTTTGCCCTTCTCCACTGGATGTTCGAACTGCACGTGCGCGAGCACGGCTACATCCCGATCCTCCCACCGATCCTCGCCAACCGGGCATCATTCGTGACCTCGGGCCAGTTTCCGAAGTTCGCGTCCGAGGTCTACGCCTGTCCCGAGGACGACCTGTTCCTCAATCCAACGGCCGAAGCTCTCCTCGTGAACCTTCACCGGGATGAGCTGCTGTCCGAGGCCGAGCTTCCTCGGCGCTATGTGGCCTACACCCCTTGTTTCCGCCGCGAGGCGGGAACCTACGGAGAAGAGCAGCGGGGGCTGATCCGCGTCCACCAGTTCAACAAGGTCGAGCTGTTCCACTACACGAAGCCGGAGGCGTCGTACGCCGCCCTCGACGAGATCGTCCTCCACGCGGAGACGATCCTGCAGAGGCTGGGGCTCCACTACCGGGTGGCCCTCCTGCCGGCGGGCGACCTGGCACAACAAGCATCGAAAACGGTCGACGTCGAGGTATGGCTTCCCGGCCAGGAGCGGTACTACGAGGTCTCGTCGTGCTCGAACTGCGAGGACTACCAGGCCCGGCGGGGCAACATCCGCTACCGTCCCGCGGGCGGTGGAAAGCCGCGATTCGTCCACACCCTGAACGGATCGGCACTCGCCACGTCACGCCTGTTCGCCGCGATTCTCGAGCAGAACCAGACCGAGGACGGAACCGTGCTCCTGCCCGCGGTCCTCGCCGACCTTCTCGGCCAGAAAACGCTCCCGTAG
- a CDS encoding Glycogen synthase, ADP-glucose transglucosylase, with the protein MRVLFAAAELAPFAKVGGLGDVAAALPAALSRLGVDVRVAVPKYRGVLAGAGPIATFDVPVGGDNRRCTVFEGRLPTADVPVYFLGHDPYFDRSGVYGEGGSGYPDELERFTFLSRAALELGPAVGWIPQVIHAHDWHTALIPVSLRSGTADLHAASVFTIHNLAYQGRFSKERAAKLGLNPAEAQAVARDGEINLLQGAIRTADWITTVSPSYAQEILDRGEGLELELRARRNTLIGILNGIDTELWNPQTDPHLWSPYSVARLAGKGENKRALKQALGLDPAEVPLVGMVSRLAEQKGFDLVIEGFEGMLALGIQLVILGEGDPRYANFLQEGERRFPGRVRALVEFSERWAHRIEAGADIFLMPSRFEPAGLNQLYSLRYGAVPVVRATGGLRDTVQDFDPVLDRGNGFTFEDYTTEAMLGALRRAVDLWHHDPHAWHRLVVRGMTEDHSWDAPAREYRALYDRILGH; encoded by the coding sequence ATGCGCGTCCTGTTCGCCGCCGCAGAGCTGGCACCGTTCGCCAAGGTGGGGGGACTTGGCGACGTGGCCGCCGCCCTCCCCGCTGCCCTCTCCCGGTTGGGGGTCGACGTCCGTGTGGCCGTGCCGAAGTACCGCGGGGTCCTGGCGGGGGCTGGCCCGATAGCCACGTTCGATGTCCCCGTGGGCGGGGACAACCGACGGTGCACGGTGTTCGAGGGGCGCCTGCCCACGGCCGATGTCCCCGTGTACTTCTTGGGCCACGATCCGTACTTCGACCGCTCTGGAGTGTACGGCGAGGGCGGCTCGGGGTACCCCGACGAGTTGGAGCGTTTCACGTTCCTGTCCCGGGCCGCACTGGAGCTCGGCCCGGCCGTGGGCTGGATTCCGCAGGTGATCCACGCCCACGACTGGCACACTGCCCTCATTCCCGTGTCTCTTCGCTCAGGAACAGCAGATCTCCACGCGGCGTCGGTGTTCACCATCCACAATCTCGCCTACCAGGGCCGGTTCTCCAAGGAGAGAGCTGCGAAATTGGGTCTGAACCCTGCTGAAGCACAAGCCGTGGCCCGCGACGGGGAGATCAACCTCTTGCAGGGAGCGATCCGGACTGCGGACTGGATCACCACTGTGTCGCCATCCTATGCCCAGGAGATCCTCGATCGGGGAGAAGGTCTGGAACTCGAACTTCGGGCTCGCCGCAACACCCTCATCGGGATCCTCAACGGGATTGACACCGAGCTGTGGAACCCGCAGACCGATCCCCACCTGTGGTCTCCGTACTCGGTCGCTCGTCTCGCCGGGAAGGGGGAGAACAAGCGCGCGCTCAAACAGGCGCTTGGCCTCGATCCAGCCGAGGTCCCCCTGGTGGGAATGGTGTCTCGATTGGCAGAGCAGAAGGGCTTCGACCTTGTGATCGAGGGATTCGAGGGGATGCTGGCCCTGGGAATCCAACTCGTGATCTTGGGAGAGGGAGATCCGCGCTACGCCAACTTCCTCCAGGAAGGCGAGCGCCGGTTCCCGGGGCGTGTCCGTGCACTGGTGGAGTTCTCCGAGCGGTGGGCCCATCGGATCGAAGCCGGTGCCGACATCTTCCTCATGCCGTCCCGATTCGAGCCGGCCGGTCTGAACCAGCTCTACTCGCTCCGCTACGGGGCAGTGCCAGTCGTCCGCGCCACGGGGGGCCTCCGGGACACAGTGCAGGACTTTGATCCCGTCCTCGATCGCGGGAATGGGTTCACGTTCGAGGACTACACCACCGAGGCGATGCTCGGGGCCTTGCGCCGGGCAGTGGACCTGTGGCACCACGATCCCCACGCCTGGCACCGGCTCGTTGTCCGTGGCATGACGGAGGACCACTCCTGGGATGCCCCGGCCCGCGAGTACCGGGCCCTGTACGATCGGATCCTCGGACACTGA